A genomic stretch from Macaca nemestrina isolate mMacNem1 chromosome 16, mMacNem.hap1, whole genome shotgun sequence includes:
- the LOC105481727 gene encoding transmembrane protein 69, with translation MLHFIQKFSQASSKMLKCSFPVGLRASRTDILSLKMSLQQNFSPFPRPWLSSSFPVYMSKTQCYHTSPCSFKKEKQALPAGSPSTVSYITDSPKPALYVTLAGLIPFVAPPLVMLMTKTYIPILAFTQMAYGASFLSFLGGIRWGFALPEGSPAKLDYLNLASSIAPLFFSWFAFLISERLSEAIVTVIMGMGIALHHEFFVLPHYPNWFKALRVVVTLLATFSFITTFVVKSIFPEKGHKRPDQV, from the coding sequence ATGCTTCACTTCATCCAGAAGTTTTCTCAAGCATCTTCAAAGATGCTGAAGTGCTCTTTCCCAGTGGGACTAAGAGCCAGCAGAACAGATATACTTTCTCTCAAGATGTCTCTCCAGCAGAACTTTTCCCCATTTCCAAGGCCTTGGCTTTCCTCATCATTTCCGGTGTATATGAGCAAGACACAGTGCTATCATACATCTCCCTGCAGCTTtaaaaaggagaagcaagcacttCCAGCCGGGTCACCAAGCACCGTCAGTTACATAACTGACAGCCCAAAGCCAGCATTATATGTAACTCTGGCAGGACTAATCCCCTTCGTTGCTCCACCACTGGTCATGCTGATGACAAAAACTTATATTCCCATATTAGCTTTTACTCAGATGGCTTATGGAGCCAGTTTCCTATCTTTCTTGGGTGGGatcagatggggttttgctctacCAGAAGGTAGTCCAGCCAAACTAGACTACCTTAATTTAGCCAGCAGTATagctcctcttttcttttcatggtttgcctTCCTTATTTCTGAAAGACTTAGTGAAGCCATAGTCACAGTAATAATGGGTATGGGGATAGCATTACACCATGAATTTTTTGTCTTACCACATTATCCCAACTGGTTCAAAGCCCTGAGGGTAGTAGTCACTTTATTGGCTACTTTTTCATTTATAACCACTTTTGTAGTTAAAAGTATTTTTCCAGAAAAAGGACATAAGAGACCTGATcaagtataa